A region from the uncultured Macellibacteroides sp. genome encodes:
- a CDS encoding basic secretory protein-like protein, protein MKPKNVVFSVACVIFVNIFLLACDFNVTSFKRTITSKSNHVGEISFENSVASSHESDLFKLGLPNPEGYLIEESHRVIQTLYFPEDDSIPYIQKLNLVLKDFGDGSEVIASKHNDNESSNKTIEYNTRWVTYSFSRKDTAYLKSETKGVLCHELTHVYQLRPQGIGDYYTNRIYWAYVEGMADAIRCMNGYFDEKDRKSGGNYTEGYRYTGFFFVWLAKNKDKDFIRKINRSTQFVIPWSFDGAIKYALGDQYNIDQLWLEYLLDMGDITPEMAEKLEKKITYVP, encoded by the coding sequence ATGAAACCTAAGAATGTTGTTTTCTCTGTTGCCTGTGTTATTTTTGTCAATATATTCCTATTGGCCTGTGATTTTAATGTCACTTCATTTAAAAGGACAATCACAAGTAAAAGTAATCATGTTGGAGAAATCTCATTTGAAAATTCAGTTGCATCAAGCCATGAATCTGATCTGTTCAAACTAGGATTGCCTAATCCAGAAGGATATCTGATTGAAGAATCTCACCGAGTTATTCAAACCCTTTATTTTCCTGAAGACGATAGTATTCCGTACATCCAAAAATTAAACCTTGTTTTGAAAGATTTTGGTGATGGATCTGAAGTTATTGCTTCCAAGCACAATGACAATGAATCATCAAACAAGACAATCGAATATAACACGCGATGGGTTACCTACTCTTTTTCACGAAAAGATACCGCTTATTTGAAATCCGAGACAAAAGGTGTATTATGCCATGAACTTACCCATGTGTATCAGTTAAGGCCGCAAGGTATAGGTGATTATTACACGAATAGAATTTACTGGGCATATGTGGAAGGGATGGCTGATGCAATTCGATGTATGAATGGCTACTTCGACGAAAAGGACAGGAAGTCGGGAGGTAATTACACGGAAGGTTATCGCTATACCGGATTCTTTTTTGTCTGGCTAGCCAAAAATAAAGACAAAGATTTTATTCGCAAAATCAATCGTAGTACACAGTTTGTTATTCCCTGGTCTTTCGATGGGGCGATTAAATATGCGCTGGGTGATCAATATAATATTGATCAGCTTTGGCTGGAATATCTTCTGGATATGGGAGATATTACTCCCGAGATGGCTGAAAAACTTGAAAAGAAAATCACGTACGTTCCCTAG
- a CDS encoding basic secretory protein-like protein, which yields MKKNMFYVFGFLLFLNCIHPSGLFAQPRQAEKLSDWNSYFVGDIVFKNLSPDTEGSRIYNKLVSNPKEYIAREARKVLETLYFSPSDSIPGIKKINYTVKEFDGISAKGGNPPAIYIDYSTKWIERTYGKVNDMDKVSYETKGVLYHELTHGFQLEPQGIGSYGTNKIFFAMIEGVADAVRLINGCFTLADRPKGGNYMDGYRTTGFFLVWLTQTKDKDFLKKFNNSTLKVIPWSFDGAIKYSLGDQYQIDEIWNQYLQEMGDNK from the coding sequence ATGAAAAAAAATATGTTTTATGTGTTTGGTTTTCTGCTTTTTTTGAACTGTATTCACCCTTCCGGTTTGTTCGCGCAACCACGTCAAGCAGAGAAACTAAGCGATTGGAATTCCTATTTTGTAGGTGATATCGTTTTTAAAAACCTGTCTCCCGATACAGAAGGTAGTAGAATTTATAACAAGCTGGTTTCAAACCCGAAAGAATATATTGCCCGCGAAGCCAGAAAAGTTTTGGAAACACTTTATTTTTCTCCCTCAGATAGTATACCCGGTATAAAAAAGATTAATTATACAGTAAAAGAATTTGATGGAATATCTGCGAAAGGAGGCAATCCTCCGGCTATATATATAGATTATAGTACAAAATGGATTGAACGAACTTATGGTAAAGTAAATGATATGGATAAAGTTTCGTATGAAACCAAGGGTGTCTTATATCATGAACTTACGCATGGATTTCAACTGGAGCCACAGGGAATTGGTTCGTATGGAACAAATAAAATATTTTTTGCCATGATTGAAGGTGTGGCAGATGCTGTTCGTTTGATTAACGGATGTTTTACTTTAGCGGATAGGCCAAAAGGCGGAAATTATATGGATGGCTATCGTACCACAGGATTTTTTCTGGTCTGGCTCACTCAAACCAAGGATAAAGACTTTTTAAAGAAGTTCAACAATAGTACGCTGAAGGTTATTCCTTGGTCTTTCGATGGAGCGATTAAATATTCGCTGGGTGATCAATATCAAATTGATGAGATATGGAATCAATATCTTCAAGAAATGGGGGATAATAAGTAA
- a CDS encoding RagB/SusD family nutrient uptake outer membrane protein, whose amino-acid sequence MKKINFLYLFLLLGILMPSCTDLTEEPFDVLTSDNYFTDKNSVEAAVLRPYEHGHWCAWDGDRWMLQELTADHFVWTQKGKHGWDEGQWVRLHRHNWDYLQNQINGSWVGPYQGISQINNVLIAFDNLDFGAIGLSDAEKANYSGELRALRVWYYTWLIDFFRHVPINEDITTVNPQSTPQEVFAYMEKELKEAIPGLKKEAIPGHFSQGSAAALLVRMYLNAKVWTGVDRSADCMAVAQDIIDGKYGTFSLDTDYRGPFRSSVLKKLSPENLFEWPHARNLYELGWMYSAFHHYKSNSILDTDGWNGYNGISLTPSRDLDGNIYNYNLGKPFEKYADADYRKRNYEVVDNTGNYEGFFLVGPQFEFDRKKGFGYDLSKPVSGSEEWSGKPLSFVDQVGRFSEKPNGRWSEGSGVTTGEENSGVRLMKFGPFSHTLGLFMNNSVAEIRLAEIYYSLAECKYKAGDKVGAAKLLDAVRKRNFPSAAWTAQSYEANLAKLTDQEFIDEWGREFLGEHRRRTDLIRWGRFGDAWWDKEQDKTDKDYEVFPIPSRIVNSNPMIKQTTRGWE is encoded by the coding sequence ATGAAAAAAATAAATTTTTTATATCTTTTCTTATTACTCGGAATACTAATGCCTTCTTGTACGGATTTAACAGAAGAGCCATTTGATGTTCTGACATCAGATAACTACTTTACTGATAAAAATTCGGTTGAGGCAGCCGTACTTCGCCCTTATGAACATGGACATTGGTGTGCATGGGATGGCGATCGCTGGATGTTGCAGGAGTTAACTGCCGACCACTTTGTTTGGACTCAAAAAGGGAAACATGGCTGGGATGAAGGTCAGTGGGTTCGTCTGCACAGACATAACTGGGATTATTTGCAAAATCAGATTAATGGTAGCTGGGTAGGTCCTTATCAAGGAATCTCTCAGATTAACAATGTGTTGATCGCTTTCGATAATCTTGATTTTGGTGCAATTGGTTTAAGTGATGCAGAAAAAGCAAATTATTCAGGTGAGCTTCGTGCTTTACGTGTATGGTATTACACCTGGTTGATCGATTTCTTCCGTCATGTTCCAATTAACGAAGATATTACAACCGTAAATCCTCAATCTACACCACAGGAGGTTTTTGCCTACATGGAAAAAGAACTAAAAGAAGCTATTCCCGGATTGAAAAAAGAAGCTATCCCCGGACACTTCTCTCAAGGTTCTGCTGCAGCGTTATTGGTTAGAATGTATCTGAATGCTAAGGTATGGACCGGAGTAGATCGTTCGGCCGATTGTATGGCTGTTGCTCAGGATATCATTGACGGTAAGTATGGAACATTCTCACTGGATACAGATTACAGAGGACCTTTCCGTTCATCTGTTCTGAAAAAGTTGTCTCCTGAAAATCTTTTTGAATGGCCACATGCTCGGAACTTATATGAACTTGGTTGGATGTATTCGGCATTTCATCATTACAAATCTAACTCTATCCTGGATACAGACGGTTGGAATGGTTATAATGGTATTTCACTTACTCCATCGAGAGACCTTGATGGTAATATCTACAATTATAATTTAGGAAAGCCTTTTGAAAAGTATGCTGATGCCGATTACCGCAAACGCAATTACGAAGTTGTTGATAACACCGGAAATTACGAAGGATTCTTCCTTGTAGGTCCTCAATTTGAGTTTGATAGAAAGAAAGGATTTGGTTATGATCTTTCTAAACCAGTTTCTGGTTCTGAAGAATGGTCAGGAAAGCCTCTTTCCTTTGTAGATCAGGTTGGTCGTTTCTCAGAAAAACCAAATGGAAGATGGTCTGAAGGTTCTGGTGTAACCACCGGAGAAGAAAACTCAGGTGTACGTTTGATGAAATTTGGTCCATTCTCTCATACTCTTGGATTGTTTATGAACAATTCGGTAGCCGAAATTCGTCTTGCTGAAATTTACTATTCACTAGCTGAATGCAAATACAAAGCAGGAGATAAGGTTGGTGCAGCTAAATTACTGGATGCTGTTCGTAAACGTAATTTCCCTTCAGCAGCATGGACGGCTCAAAGCTATGAAGCAAATCTTGCTAAACTGACCGATCAGGAATTTATTGATGAATGGGGGCGCGAATTCCTTGGCGAACACCGCAGACGTACAGACCTGATTCGTTGGGGGCGTTTTGGAGATGCATGGTGGGATAAAGAGCAAGATAAGACAGATAAGGATTATGAAGTATTCCCTATTCCTTCTCGTATCGTGAACTCTAACCCGATGATCAAGCAGACTACAAGAGGTTGGGAATAA